TACACATAGTAATTAGTAGTGAATTGAGTAGCTGTTGatgattaattattttttcattacgtAAAAAAATGATAGtatcttatttttgttatagGCAATACTATATTCTAATGATTTGCATTGATTCTTTGCCTCTGATTTGTTATTTTGTAGTATCAATAAGGATGTAAAAGTGGTAATTGGTGGTGGTGCTGTTGGTGGCGTAGTCTGTTGTATTAAGCAAACTTAAGAGCAACAACTTTTATAAGCAGGCGCCTTTTCATTATTTCGACGATCAACTACTAGACGATCGGGATTTTCTGCAGCCTCCCTACCAGAAGTTTTATCTAGAATAGCTTCAGCCAACTCGCAAAATGCGCGTTCGATATTGATATTAGATTTGGCAGATGTTTCCATAAATCGGATGCTATGTTCCACGGCAATCTTATAATAAACACAACAAATGGttattaaataaatctaaaaatatttaaaaattactctAACTTACCGCTTCTCCGCGTTCTTTGCTCACCACACGCTTGTCTGTCATATCGCATTTATTGCCCAGTATCATTTTTTCAACATCTTCATTCGCAtgctaattataaaaaaagcataacactttatatagaaaaatatgcgTTTTagttgatatataaaattatgtcaaattaaagaaattacgCATGAAAATCACCGCTTATGTTTTTGTCTTGAGGtactttttttgttataataatattattgcatgTACGGATAaatctacatatttacataaataaaacttaataccACCACCAAGGCTCTAGCCGTAAGTGTGGTCGAATTGTTAAgattataatatatgaataatgaAACTAAAAAGGAAATTCCATCTAGTATTATCTTAACAAGTCAAGTTCACATATGCACTCCATAAACAAACGATTTTAtctttcaaattttataaaaagcgGTATACGTgtacataaaaatgtatgtctctatgtatgtatgtttatttttatgtaaatataaaccaCATTggaatgttttgtgtatttaagataatttttcatattctaattcaaatttatacgaaaaaacattttttgaactcTCTTTCTATACTACTAAGAACTACATTATGTAATTACATATGTTAACAATATTAATGCCATGTTAGTTTTCAATAACTTTAAAGCAATATATATCTCTTTTGATAGATAATGACTTTTACTATTAAGTTTGTACGTcataattcaaaaacaaatagttCATTATTAGTCAACCAATTTGGATTTTCATCGCTTATCACGAAAAATTAAGTTAGTTAGGCGATAAAAATGTGTCGACAAAcatcatacaaatttttatatgtaagcaAAAGTAAATTATAAGGGTTTTTATCTTTGCTTATAACGGGTTTGAAAATAACATCTTTAAAAATAGACTAAATTGTAACATTGCAACCAAAATCAATCTTAAACATGAGTATCTAATTATACACAGTTAGATCATATGTATGTTAACGTCGATCTCACTTGCTATGGTATTATTGTGCAAATGATTTCACCAATTCAATTTtaggaaatatacatatgtaagtagccACATAAATGACCCTGACTATCCTTACGAgttgtgcaaatatttgtttaatgttttgttAGTGACATTTAAGCATTTGTACATTTGCCCGTATTCGTATGCcagatatatgtgtatttgtatgcataAGAACACACAATTCTACTTACCTCATCTATATTTCGCAAccattttactatattttcgaAACTCTTTTCATTTGTTATATCATATACCAGCATTATGCCCATAGCACCACGATAGTAGGATGTCGTGATTGTGTGGAAACGTTCTTGGCCAGCTGTGTCCCATATTtggagtttaatttttttacctcTCAGTTCGACTGTTTTGATTTTAAAGTCAATTCCTTTAATTAGacaatagatatatttatatattaaattatttaccaTATACGTATTTTTGAGGGAGTATGGAGTTGGGAAATACATTATAATGGTATATGCATTTACCAGTACTGATactgattaaattatataatatatatactattttttgctaaattcaaatatatataccatacatatgctATTTACTACATAATTTCGTTGCGATACATtctaagtattatatatatataagtatagttAAAGTGcttgtaaaaaatgttaaactgtATATAAACAAAGAGAATGTTTGCCGGGATGGCTTATGAATATGAAAAcagatatatgtacgtacattaAATAAGTGAGACAACTGTTATATTTGGTTAAAAAGCTAATTACTCTGGAATGCAGACTGTTGGGGTATAAGGTTACCCCAGTTAATAACAATAGCGCAGTGCATCAGGCTCTGCCACGCCCATGTTAGTGTATGTCGTTCTTTTCCATATACAATATTATCCACAGACTGTgttatcataaaaatttaacttaccAATAGTCGAAATAAAAGTGGAGGTGAATGCGTCGTCTGAGAAACGAAAAAGTATGCAAGTTTTTCCTACTCCTGAGTCGCCGATCAGCAACAACTTAAAAAGTAAATCGTAcgttttctttgccattatcctaaatgtttgttattttgaTTATAGTTTAAACGGTagcaaatgttttattttataaggaTTGACAACCTGTGCGACagaaccttttttatttttgcaaatattaatttttcgcaAAATCTTATCTTTTAATTCAGTAGCACAGTACAAAATTATTCACAGTGAAGTTAAATCTagtttttttgttcttatttaatttcttttgttcGTACAATGAGTCAAAGTGTCATTTTTATCCTCATGTCTTATCCACACTTCTCCGCGGCGTATGTTCAATGCATATCTTATTCCGAGGCAAAGAAATATATagataaaattttaagatataTCCTATATATAGCCTGCATGGTATAATTTagctatttatttaattaagaacAGTCTTCTGATATAAAACTAAATTCTTATGTAAAAGACCATAGCTTCTTAGcatagtattttaatttttaaaaagatatgtgtataaatattaaagttaGTAATATCGAATCTCtattaaacaataaatcaaGAAAAACTTTTAGAGACCGACAAGGGTTTATAGTAGAGGTTTTCCTTTCTCATTACTGAACATACCAATTGTACGAATGGCATGAGCAAagcaaaatacaattaaaatcgCTCCAGCTTCGGAAATTAGCAGAAGTAAAAGTTGTATATTTTTGATGAatcgaaattttcaaaaaaaaaaaaaagtataaatataaatcagaACATATCAAATACGCATAAttgtacataattaaaaaaaatctatttcgaGTGTTTGGTATTTTAAAACGGCCTCAAAATTGGCAAAATAAGGAGGAATAAAAAAATGAGCTACAACGAAAAGTGTGATAGTATAACAAAGGAAGATTGGATGCGAAAGTTGGAACAATTTCCATATAAGCAAAGCGATATGAATCGATTAATTATGAATTATTTAGTAACTGGTaagatatttgaaatttatatattttactgaaTTAGTTACATGCTATGGCGTTTTCTGTTTAAGAGGGATTCAAGGAGGCTGCGGAAAAGTTTCAGTTAGAAGCGGGACTTGAACCGAGTGTTGAATTAAGTTCATTAGATGACCGTATACTCATACGAGAAGCAGTTCAAAGTGGTCGCATACAGGAGGCCACACATCTCGTAAATCAATTGCATCCCGAGTTGCTAGACAATGACCGTTATTTATTCTTTCACCTACAACAGTTGCAACTCATTGAATTGATTCGGTATTAGctgatttaacaaaaattatgtttgaACACCTCCATTTAattaaacatgaattttgcagCGCTGGAAAAATTGAAGAAGCTTTAACATTTGCCCAAAATAAATTATCCGAAGCAGGAGAGGATATTCCTGAAGCACTTAACGAACTTGAACGGACTTTAGCACTGTTAGCTTTCGAAAAACCACAAAATAGTCCTTTTTCTGATTTGTTAGAACAGTCACATAGACAAAAGGTAATACTGTCATTCAAAttcgaacaaaaaaaatttattataagaaTTTTTACAGATTGCCAGTGAACTGAATGCAGCCATACTTAAATGTGAACATAGCACTGATTCAACACCTAAAGTAATGTTCTTACTAAAATTAATCCTATGGGCGCAATCGAAACTAGACATTCGGGATGTTCATTATCCAAAAATGTCTAAACTGGAAACAGCTCTCATTGAGAAACCCAAATAGTTCTTTAAAAGAGTGGATTGAAGAGTGATTGGAAATAACCAGAAGCAAAGTGTTTTTAAGGTTTATTAGCTGGCGTTTGCTTTCTTagtaagaaatattaatattaggatatgtatatgtaatcgTGTGTACATTCTctacgaaataaataaattcacaaatGCAAACTCAAGGGTTTATTGGATTCGTTTGCTCCAGTCTAGTCTGGCTGTATTGGAATCatataaactcaataatttatttactggaaaattctataaaaatttattatgagaaatagtacaaaaacaatattaattgattaacgaatatacatattttttcttgttttaaagcGAGTAAATAAAACCTTATTTCGTTTTGAAAATGTAATTGATCTTAAAACTAATTTACTTTACCAACCAAAAAATAGATCTAGTGCTTTATTCATCAAACCCGAACTCTTTTGGGGGAGATTTGCGTTATTATCGACAGCTGAATCATTTTGCACACTTTTATATGCAGTTTGAGCCAATGGACGTACCTTACACGGTTGCCtacaattataataacaaaaaagttaaagcaATTTATataatgtacgagtatattatttttatgacttACGTGTTATTCTCAGACACGTTTTCCTTGTCGATTATGTTTTTATCCTTGCATTGTGTAACGCCAATCATGATATTATTGcccaatattttttcattataattgAGGGCTTTATCGCATTCCAGACGTGATGCATATTTAAGATGTACCCAATTACCGTTTTGGGGTGGAAACACTTTATCAACAATGGTACCGCATTGCGCAAAGTGCTGTAAAATAGTTGAAATGGCACTTGGCGGGAAACCATAAACAGTAACCCAAAATTCCGTGTACCGCGGCGTCGGCGGGCATTGGGTCATATATGACGAAttattaataacattattagAATTGGGGGTAGCAAGAGGTCCGAGAGGGGAGCTGATACAGCGTGGGGTATTATATGAAGTATTAGCCAGGTAAGATGTGTCACTATATTGGGTTGTTGGTTGTAGCGgaaattgctgttgctgttggagCAAATGCTGCTGTTGGAAACCCAAATTGCCCCCGAAAGTACTCGAATTATGTTGAGCAGAAATTGGAGTCCCAAACCCTATTGGTGAATGTGCTTCTATGCCACGTGTGGGTGTTTCCACGAGATTACGCTCGCTACGTAAAGAGTCGAATAATCCTTGTGTGGGAGGTCCTTGAGTGCCCGAATAGTTGGTAGTAACGGAGCTATTAAATAGGTTTTTTTGTCCAACTGCGAAACGGTTGTGATCACTAAGCGCACTAGGAGCTGACGAATTTGATATGGGTGACGTTGCTAGATGagataataataatgtataaaaagtctatattttaAAACAGGAAATTGATTCATACCAAACGATATATTTCTGGCACCTTTGTTCGGAGAGAgcgtgttgcgcggtgttgttGGAATTTGATTATCTCCCATAAGAAAAGCTGGTAAATAGGGACTGTTTGCAGCTGGACTACCGCCAGGGCTTCCTAATGTCATTGGTTccattttatgtttaaaatttatttaagatttttagaatttttcaacAACCAAACtttgtaacaaaaattaagaaataaactcTACTCTTCAATTCAAACGTCAGTGTTGAAATCAATTGTTGCCATGTTTGAAAGGGCGGTAtcgatatttttcttaattttttaaaaccacTTATCggcataataaaaatgtatattttatagatatataataaaattaaggtaatgggttTGAATATAAGAAAGTATTATCATTGAcctatttatgtgtatatttttttaactttttactttttgttgtattttgttatCAAACATTTCAGTGGTGTCATTGTGAATGGGAAGATTATGgtattatattttgttgattTACTTCATTAATGGAATTTAGTACAATTCCATtaaccaaaatttttatataatctgAAGTCCAAATAAAGTTAAGAACTCCTTTGAATATTCGATTTATCATTTATGAGTTTATCAGAAAAACTTATTCAAAATGAAGTTCCAGATTTCCTTGGGGAGGAACTTCTATTTTGTGATAAATTATGGATCAACCGTAAGCGAAACTTAGTAGTTCTGGCGCGCAATTTGAAATGCTACCAATTCTACCAAAAACAAGTTGTCGCCAGTATAGATTTGTCggaaacttatttaaaaaatgttgctcaAAACTTGCGTGACTATAAAGGTCCAAAAAGTAAATGGtttaaatttgttaacattCGCAACGAAGAGTCACTTGGTAGCATAATGGAGCTAAAGTCCTTATCGGAAACCTCCGACCAGCAGACCTCGATATTTGGCGAGGAGCACATTACAACTGATCTTAAAATATCATTTGGAAAGTTTgtttatagaaattttgaaatttataaattatatttattaatacacCTTTGGGATAAATTGCTGGCTATTGCCTTGCCCGATTTCGTTCTTGTCAAGCAGTTCGAAAGTGTTGATAAGCATCGTATTATACATGGTAAAGAAAAATTCGATgctatattagaaataaaatttgaaaatgggGACatgatatatacaaattttcaagaatatgcaaatgtaaatcgcTCTTCTCTTAGCAACGGAGGTAAcgatagaaaaaatataaagcagCTCATGGAGCGAGTAAGATGTGCCAAAGCAGAATTACAATTGTATAAATCAACTACACAAAAAGAATTTGACACCTTGCGTGATTTGCAAAGATTTGGTTGTAACTTCATTCGTAGTGATCAGTTAGAAGAAAAACCAATGATTGCCAAATGTGGTGACATTTGGTTAAGGATTGTTACGAGCAATATAATTGTTCTTGGTGTACCACTGGTCAACAATTGCTCCATAAATAGCCTAATAATAACCAAAAACCTCAAACCGATTTTTAAGATGAAGGATACCCGTGTagatagtattatatataaataccgtATATAccaattgaaacaaaaatttgaaaatttagaaagtttggaaactttttttcaaaccgAAGATGAGGAATTACAATCAACACCAACAATTTGGTCGAAATATGAATTGAATCGGGTGTTGCCCTCATCTTTTGCTGTGCTTTTGATTGCCATACAAGCTTCTCAATTTCTTTTACTGGAGGAGTGTCctttactattatattttgaagTCGAAAAGGAgcctttaaataaaatgaatcaacatatgaaagcaaaaatttatgaacaacATCTCTTCTTGAAGAACTTAAATATATCCAACATAACTATGAACAGACAAAAGTACAAGCTTTCTTTTGAGACTTCAACTTTTCATCAGGACTTTTTGGCTACTGCAATGATTAACAAAGATTCCACACTACGTATCCAATTCGAATCAATGAaagatgtttttttatttgagcaaTTAATGGCTAAGAAGCTCGACTTTGATATTATCAAGagaaacacaatttttaatgaatGTGCAAGAAGTGATGATAATCCCCATGAAAGCAGAGGAGCTGAAGATTTATTCAACAAAAAACACTTTATttcgtgtatatattttaataaggttTGCACGTCGTTATGGTTTGGATCGATGGCTTTACAAATATCACAAACAGGTGAAAGTGAAGAATATAATCAAACATGGAAACTTTATTTACACAATAACGAAAATGCTTTTAATTGTATGCAGATATTACTAAATGAGCTTACTATGCTTAATTGCAACATAAAGAATAtagaatattttaatgaaaaaaaggaaacaagtgatgaaaattttcttaatattaaaaatgaaattgtcAATGAATTGGATGTATTGAGGCAGATAAATGAATGTCTTGATGGTGAcagaaagaaaataattttcggCGAATTGTTAAAAAATCAAGTACGTtcagattttttaatgaatgctTGAGGCAGTTagatacaaaaattttacaaataagtaGAATAAAAAGTTGAACTAATCTTTACTACGAAATATAAATCTTAAACACTGTacactttcaatttttataaaactgaaTGATATTAATATAATTGCATGGAAGTTCatacttttcatttatataaaaaaaatataaaattattcttatttttttaatctcagaaaattatttattatatgtatattcaattgaaattttgctaaaTATGTTTTAGCAGTaccagttttaaataaataatcttATGATTATGGCTTAAGAATACACGCTTATTGAACTTATTGTATGAACTCGATATATCAAATGCCGTTTTACTACCCAAGTTACAGAGTATTCAATGACAATTCAggtcttaaaaaatatacatacaaatatattttcatggcaaacaaattatttcaaaaagaaatataaatatatatattcaaatatcaattaacaaataataattacatacaATGTAGTTTTATGTAAACTATACCTATGTATAAGTTTAGCAAAATAAGTTAAGAATAAACAAATTATAGAGCATTTAATGACCGTGATGGttgttttaagtattttttttttgtttcttcgttACTTAAGTAacgatatttataataattataattattcctAGAAATTTTAAGAACAACAGGTAGAAATGAAAATTCCATAgatcaaataaaaagttaaaaaaagtacaccaaaagtataaataatgaatttaatGTTTCAAAGTTATCACAGAAATTTAAAGAAtttctcacaaaaaaaaaacttaaaattaatgaCATAAATGTAAGTACAAATGGCATATATCTGAGTGCATACATAATATCTATATTTAAATTAACATGAACAAAaggaacaaaaaattttaattttatgacaaGTTAATTTGGCTtactacataaaaattttaatattttaaaaaatacaattacatactgtgataattttcaaatatactttTCTTAAAGCGAATGTAGTTTAGGCCGTAAATCTAcataaaacaaattaacaaaGTAAATGGGTCGCTTATTTTCATGAGATCCGTGCATTTTTGGCATTTCGTTTAATCGATCTATCAAATCACCGATATATCGTTAAGCCCAACGTTTCCTCTTATCCAATGATATTCCTGATTTGTTTGTTTTCGTGTGAATTTGTGTGTTcacgtgtatatgtgtataagcaATTGTGCCatttaagcaatttttatttgtgtaagcATGGGCGTGGACGTAGATACTATGTAGTTGTGGCAAATTATCCACTTCTGCTTTGGGAGgctcaattttttctgtgtctAAGGTTCCGTGATGATGAACCCGTAAATGTTGAGGAAGAGGAAAATCCCTTGAGTGAGCGCATAGCCATGGCACGGTTGAAATGCCGTTGCGTTTTAGGCTCATAATCACTTTGAGTATGACCGCCATTTAAACCATTATATTTATCACTGTTGTTAGATGATGTTATGATTACAATAAAAACAGCAACGACctgtaaaattatgtaaaatatagtttttgaaCTTATGTAGATGAAAAATATCTGGAGCAGTATTTTACTTATCTGTAAGAAAATATCGTGAATATCTTACTTACCAAGGCAACTATTATGACAACTGTGTACACATGCAATGTTGATGAGGGATTATTCTCCACATCTCGCAAGGCCTTCAATATGGGTTCATGCTGAGGATAGAGTTCAAGCGCATGTCGCAAATGCAAAATTGATTCTTGAAAATGTCCATAAGCTTTGAAAATTTCTCCAAGTGTGAAATATTGCTGCCAAGCAGACCGTCCAGGTGGTTGCATTTCCAAAGACCTGTGtgattttgatgaaaaaataattataataaactaaattatgTTTCATATCGTCAAATAAGGCATCGATAGAGTAGAagtgttaatatttttgttcctaCTTTAGTGAAAAAAATCTAAAGGAAACTTAAGTTTTGTGAATTAGCAAATTCAAGAAATAAtaagttttttctttataaCTACACAGACCGATATTTATTGGTTAAACAATTAGCATAAAATGTTGCCACTACCTTCGTGTCAAGTGTATAGCATCGTCAAGATATTGTAGATTGTAAAGTACACGCGCCAAATTCAAAAGAACTTCGGCATTTGTTGGAGACATTGCTAGAGCTCGTCTAAAGCATTCAATTGCTTGTCGCGCGTCGCCTACAATACGCCAGTAGTTTCCAATTTGATTGTACAGCTGCACGGATCTAGGCTTCTCACGCTTTGTTCTTTTAAGACGCCGTTCCAAAGCcgatatatcaaaatttttgaaagagtTCTCATctttaattttcag
The sequence above is drawn from the Bactrocera oleae isolate idBacOlea1 chromosome 5, idBacOlea1, whole genome shotgun sequence genome and encodes:
- the Rab10 gene encoding ras-related protein Rab-10 — encoded protein: MAKKTYDLLFKLLLIGDSGVGKTCILFRFSDDAFTSTFISTIGIDFKIKTVELRGKKIKLQIWDTAGQERFHTITTSYYRGAMGIMLVYDITNEKSFENIVKWLRNIDEHANEDVEKMILGNKCDMTDKRVVSKERGEAIAVEHSIRFMETSAKSNINIERAFCELAEAILDKTSGREAAENPDRLVVDRRNNEKAPAYKSCCS
- the Hou gene encoding glucose-induced degradation protein 8 homolog is translated as MSYNEKCDSITKEDWMRKLEQFPYKQSDMNRLIMNYLVTEGFKEAAEKFQLEAGLEPSVELSSLDDRILIREAVQSGRIQEATHLVNQLHPELLDNDRYLFFHLQQLQLIELIRAGKIEEALTFAQNKLSEAGEDIPEALNELERTLALLAFEKPQNSPFSDLLEQSHRQKIASELNAAILKCEHSTDSTPKVMFLLKLILWAQSKLDIRDVHYPKMSKLETALIEKPK
- the Nup35 gene encoding nucleoporin Nup35, with product MEPMTLGSPGGSPAANSPYLPAFLMGDNQIPTTPRNTLSPNKGARNISFATSPISNSSAPSALSDHNRFAVGQKNLFNSSVTTNYSGTQGPPTQGLFDSLRSERNLVETPTRGIEAHSPIGFGTPISAQHNSSTFGGNLGFQQQHLLQQQQQFPLQPTTQYSDTSYLANTSYNTPRCISSPLGPLATPNSNNVINNSSYMTQCPPTPRYTEFWVTVYGFPPSAISTILQHFAQCGTIVDKVFPPQNGNWVHLKYASRLECDKALNYNEKILGNNIMIGVTQCKDKNIIDKENVSENNTQPCKVRPLAQTAYKSVQNDSAVDNNANLPQKSSGLMNKALDLFFGW
- the LOC106623107 gene encoding uncharacterized protein; amino-acid sequence: MSLSEKLIQNEVPDFLGEELLFCDKLWINRKRNLVVLARNLKCYQFYQKQVVASIDLSETYLKNVAQNLRDYKGPKSKWFKFVNIRNEESLGSIMELKSLSETSDQQTSIFGEEHITTDLKISFGKFVYRNFEIYKLYLLIHLWDKLLAIALPDFVLVKQFESVDKHRIIHGKEKFDAILEIKFENGDMIYTNFQEYANVNRSSLSNGGNDRKNIKQLMERVRCAKAELQLYKSTTQKEFDTLRDLQRFGCNFIRSDQLEEKPMIAKCGDIWLRIVTSNIIVLGVPLVNNCSINSLIITKNLKPIFKMKDTRVDSIIYKYRIYQLKQKFENLESLETFFQTEDEELQSTPTIWSKYELNRVLPSSFAVLLIAIQASQFLLLEECPLLLYFEVEKEPLNKMNQHMKAKIYEQHLFLKNLNISNITMNRQKYKLSFETSTFHQDFLATAMINKDSTLRIQFESMKDVFLFEQLMAKKLDFDIIKRNTIFNECARSDDNPHESRGAEDLFNKKHFISCIYFNKVCTSLWFGSMALQISQTGESEEYNQTWKLYLHNNENAFNCMQILLNELTMLNCNIKNIEYFNEKKETSDENFLNIKNEIVNELDVLRQINECLDGDRKKIIFGELLKNQVRSDFLMNA
- the LOC106623109 gene encoding uncharacterized protein; amino-acid sequence: MMRMVVYLAIVALCWQFEMTSSRTSTLWKLNTDSGKITGHISDTRGKADNIMLEEFSIPLFDANADVYAQDEVFYIIASTLALGASTGASSGNTDVDRNEGNSAGYGWVRESPENSIETMTTLSKRCNESDAEKQETGGDEVENKKSSSITGSSGIPTVTNVDTALVADESLNCKPVNFTYYDYLIGVGQRFNHPKIPEPEVAYLFLKIKDENSFKNFDISALERRLKRTKREKPRSVQLYNQIGNYWRIVGDARQAIECFRRALAMSPTNAEVLLNLARVLYNLQYLDDAIHLTRRSLEMQPPGRSAWQQYFTLGEIFKAYGHFQESILHLRHALELYPQHEPILKALRDVENNPSSTLHVYTVVIIVALVVAVFIVIITSSNNSDKYNGLNGGHTQSDYEPKTQRHFNRAMAMRSLKGFSSSSTFTGSSSRNLRHRKN